The Pseudomonas chlororaphis subsp. piscium genome contains the following window.
GAACTCGGTGATCGCCGTACGCTTGCCATAACCACGCGCCGAAGCGGTGAGGATCTGGCTGCCTTCTTCCGGGATCAGCATGGAGATCAGCTTCTGCCCTTCCGGCAGGCGCATGCCGCGCACACCGCGGGCGGTACGGCCCATGGCACGAACGTCGGACTCCTTGAAGCGAGTCACCTTGCCACCATCGGAGAACAGCATGACTTCGCGCTCGCCATCGGTGATCGCGGCGGAAATCAGTACATCGCCCTCGTCCAGTTCCAGCGCGATCAGACCGACGCTGCGCTGACGGCTGAAGGATTCCAGCGGGGTCTTCTTCACGGTGCCGTTGGCGGTTGCCATGAAGATGTAGTGACCTTCGGTGTATTCCTCGACCGGCAGCATGGTGGTGATGTACTCACCGTCATCCAGCGGCAGCAGGTTGACCAGCGGACGGCCGCGGGCGGCACGGGAAGCTTCTGGAATTTCGTAGGTTTTCAGCCAGTAGACCTTACCCTTGCTGGAGAACAGCAACAGCGTGGTGTGACTGTTGGCCACCAGCAGGTGAGCGATGTAGTCCTCATCCTTGACGCCGGTCGCCGACTTGCCTTTACCGCCACGACGCTGGGCCTGGTACGCAGCCAGCGGCTGGGTCTTGGCATAACCGCCGTGGGAAATGGTCACGACGCGTTCTTCTTCCGGAATCATGTCGCCCAGGGTCAGGTCGAGACGGGCATCGAGGATCTCGGTGCGACGCACATCGCCGTATTCGGCGCGAATCACTTCCAGTTCTTCGCGGATCACTTCCATCAGGCGCGTGGCGCTGTTGAGGATGCGGATCAGCTCGCCGATCTGGTTGAGGATCTCCTGGTACTCGGCCAGCAGTTTTTCATGCTCGAGGCCGGTCAGGCGGTGCAGACGCAGTTCCAGAATGGCCTGTGCCTGCTCTGGCGACAGGAAGTACTTGCCGTCGCGCAGACCGTATTGCGGATCGAGGTTCTCCGGACGGCAGGAATCCGCACCGGCGCGCTCGACCATGGTCATCACCGCGCTGGATTCCCAAGGCGTGCTGACCAGCGCTTCCTTGGCTTCCGACGGGGTCGGCGAAGCCTTGATCAGGGCGATGACCGGGTCGATGTTCGACAGGGCAACGGCCTGGCCTTCGAGAATGTGACCACGTTCACGGGCTTTGCGCAGTTCGAACACGGTGCGGCGGGTCACCACTTCACGACGGTGGCGCACGAAGGCTTCCAGCAGGTCCTTCAGGTTGAGGATCCGCGGACGACCGTCGATCAGCGCAACGATGTTGATACCGAACACGCTCTGCAGCTGGGTCTGGGCGTAGAGGTTGTTGAGGATCACCTCCGGCACTTCGCCACGACGCAGCTCGATCACCACGCGCATACCGTCCTTGTCGGACTCGTCGCGCAGTTCGGTGATGCCTTCGAGTTTTTTCTCCTTGACCAGCTCGGCGATCTTCTCGATCAGACGTGCCTTGTTCAGCTGGTAAGGCAGCTCGGTGATGACGATCTGCTGGCGACCACCGACCTTGTCGATGTCCTCGATGATCGAGCGGGCACGCATGTAAATGCGCCCGCGACCGGTACGGTAGGCTTCGATGATACCTTCGCGACCGTTGATGATCGCCGCGGTCGGGAAGTCCGGGCCCGGGATGTGCTGCATCAGCTCATCGACGGTCAGCTCCGGGTTGTCGATCAGCGCCAGGCAACCGTCGATGACTTCACCGAGGTTGTGCGGCGGAATATTGGTCGCCATGCCCACGGCGATACCGCTGGAACCGTTGACCAGCAGGTTGGGGATCTTGGTCGGCATGACCGCGGGGATCAGTTCGGTACCGTCGTAGTTCGGCACCCAGTCCACGGTTTCCTTGTGCAGGTCGGCCAGCAGCTCGTGCGCCAGCTTGGTCATGCGCACTTCGGTGTATCGCATGGCCGCCGCGTTGTCGCCGTCGACCGAACCGAAGTTACCCTGGCCGTCTACCAGCAGGTAGCGCAGGGAGAATGGTTGGGCCATACGAACGATGGTGTCGTACACCGCGGTATCACCGTGCGGGTGATACTTACCGATCACGTCACCGACAACACGGGCAGATTTCTTGTACGGCTTGTTCCAGTCGTTACCGAGCTCGCTCATCGCGTACAGCACACGCCGGTGCACGGGCTTCAAGCCATCGCGCGCATCAGGCAGTGCCCGCCCGACGATTACGCTCATCGCGTAGTCGAGATAGGACTGTTTCAGCTCGTCTTCGATATTGACCGGGAGGATTTCTTTGGCCAGTTCGCCCATGAGAAGCCTGATTCCTTTTTCTGGTGAAACTTCGTCACATCCATATGGGACGAACGAAGCTCGCCGCTGCAGGCCTAGTGCCATGCACCGACTTACGACAAATCAACAAGTTATGCCATGGATTTGCGCAGTGAAGGCAGTCACTTCGGACCACCTTGGAAACCGCCGGATGTTATCACAATCGCCGCCACGCACCTATCCCCCTGATGCGCATGGAGCATAGTTAGTTGACCGGTGACAGGCTG
Protein-coding sequences here:
- the gyrA gene encoding DNA gyrase subunit A codes for the protein MGELAKEILPVNIEDELKQSYLDYAMSVIVGRALPDARDGLKPVHRRVLYAMSELGNDWNKPYKKSARVVGDVIGKYHPHGDTAVYDTIVRMAQPFSLRYLLVDGQGNFGSVDGDNAAAMRYTEVRMTKLAHELLADLHKETVDWVPNYDGTELIPAVMPTKIPNLLVNGSSGIAVGMATNIPPHNLGEVIDGCLALIDNPELTVDELMQHIPGPDFPTAAIINGREGIIEAYRTGRGRIYMRARSIIEDIDKVGGRQQIVITELPYQLNKARLIEKIAELVKEKKLEGITELRDESDKDGMRVVIELRRGEVPEVILNNLYAQTQLQSVFGINIVALIDGRPRILNLKDLLEAFVRHRREVVTRRTVFELRKARERGHILEGQAVALSNIDPVIALIKASPTPSEAKEALVSTPWESSAVMTMVERAGADSCRPENLDPQYGLRDGKYFLSPEQAQAILELRLHRLTGLEHEKLLAEYQEILNQIGELIRILNSATRLMEVIREELEVIRAEYGDVRRTEILDARLDLTLGDMIPEEERVVTISHGGYAKTQPLAAYQAQRRGGKGKSATGVKDEDYIAHLLVANSHTTLLLFSSKGKVYWLKTYEIPEASRAARGRPLVNLLPLDDGEYITTMLPVEEYTEGHYIFMATANGTVKKTPLESFSRQRSVGLIALELDEGDVLISAAITDGEREVMLFSDGGKVTRFKESDVRAMGRTARGVRGMRLPEGQKLISMLIPEEGSQILTASARGYGKRTAITEFPEYKRGGQGVIAMVSNERNGRLVGAVQVLDGEEIMLISDQGTLVRTRVDEVSSLGRNTQGVTLIKLANDETLVGLERVQEPSEVEGDELEDEDGEVLEGAVLDAATDSDDAVEGQQADAAGEEESQD